In Synechococcus sp. Nb3U1, one DNA window encodes the following:
- a CDS encoding beta-ketoacyl-ACP synthase III: MPSDSLPTVRLVGIGAALPNPCLHNDDLSQIVETSDEWIWPRTGIRERRILPPQLSVVDLASQAATQALAQAQVHPQELDLILLATSTSADRFGSAPQVQAALGATRAVAFDLTAACTGFVFAVATATQFLQTGLYRRALVVAADVLSRTVDWTDRTTCVLFGDGAGAVVLEADTAGRSEVGTRASMPQVQQGILSIELRSDGTGSELLSLGMETEARPLVGSLEVGQYRCRPITMNGREVYKFAVNAVPEIIEKSLFRAGISAEAVQGYFVHQANQRILDAIAKRLEVDPERVASVLERYGNTSGASVPIALADWIEKGRFGPGDLGVMVGFGAGLTWGSIVFRWGK; encoded by the coding sequence ATGCCCAGCGATAGCCTCCCGACGGTGCGGTTGGTGGGGATTGGTGCCGCCCTGCCGAATCCCTGTCTGCACAACGACGATTTGAGCCAGATCGTCGAAACCTCGGATGAATGGATTTGGCCCCGCACGGGCATTCGGGAACGACGCATTCTCCCGCCCCAGTTGAGCGTGGTAGATTTGGCCTCTCAGGCAGCCACTCAAGCCCTTGCTCAGGCGCAGGTGCATCCGCAAGAGCTGGACTTGATTCTGTTGGCCACCTCCACCAGTGCCGATCGCTTCGGCTCTGCCCCTCAAGTGCAAGCGGCTTTGGGAGCGACGCGGGCGGTGGCGTTTGATCTGACAGCGGCTTGCACAGGGTTTGTGTTTGCAGTGGCTACGGCAACCCAATTTTTGCAAACCGGGCTGTATCGTCGGGCCTTGGTGGTGGCGGCGGATGTGCTCTCGCGCACGGTGGATTGGACGGATCGCACCACCTGTGTGTTGTTTGGGGATGGAGCCGGGGCAGTCGTTTTGGAGGCGGATACTGCAGGCCGGTCGGAGGTTGGTACTCGCGCCAGCATGCCACAGGTACAACAAGGTATTTTGAGCATTGAGTTGCGCAGCGATGGTACCGGCAGCGAGCTGCTCAGCTTGGGCATGGAAACCGAGGCCCGTCCCCTCGTGGGATCCCTTGAAGTGGGGCAATACCGCTGTCGCCCCATCACCATGAATGGTCGAGAGGTTTACAAGTTTGCCGTCAATGCGGTGCCGGAGATCATCGAAAAATCCCTGTTCCGGGCGGGGATCTCAGCAGAAGCAGTGCAGGGGTATTTCGTTCACCAGGCCAATCAACGCATTCTCGATGCCATTGCCAAACGCCTTGAGGTGGATCCGGAGCGGGTGGCCAGCGTGCTGGAGCGCTACGGCAATACCTCTGGGGCCTCAGTACCGATTGCTTTGGCGGACTGGATCGAGAAAGGGCGCTTTGGCCCCGGGGATCTGGGGGTGATGGTGGGTTTTGGAGCCGGCCTCACCTGGGGATCCATTGTGTTTCGTTGGGGGAAATAG
- the hmpF gene encoding pilus motility taxis protein HmpF, with translation MLYIAELSKPIGFAKSSLQLLAKQQQDNTWVAVNEEAITLEGRIAQDANRFKDGSLVLAEISGSRQVSRISEAARQVVSYLQNFSRVQDKARSQEEEIEVWKQSLTFQAQELTRREMELEGQEEEIQRLYEQYKGVEEERKLLDSLKEELETQQAHLAEQQRLIGQQREALNQQRQELEAQLQEARSSRLGEEEAAQLQALIQQLQEGLQPSRDPFAPLQGLKGHIQQRQEHLNQHIAELEQERQQAQIRQDELDRDYRTWQERRTAWWGARHAWDQAQAGWQAHQGALRAYQEQLQQVAKHLQLQEILYQQAYRLVQEYDFITASGADNSAAGAAPLPISLEELTTLVTQLRRDYEQRSAQVNQQRAELEQNRQALRELQERLATASPDEQFDIEMDIDYAQSACGALEEALLPQEKNLQREYEELVRQEARLSQLQGQPTAAPVLTTVDIGPILGQIDSQKKALLQEQNRLQTLIQQMESSLQPQQETLARQRQDLEQQWRQLEEEEGSLRARTQALAETWGRLNHLQASLYSERDLWADLGTQLAQLETDLGQHQQETSTARAHVEQVQSLLATLTQA, from the coding sequence GTGCTGTACATAGCAGAGCTATCCAAGCCAATTGGGTTTGCCAAGTCGTCTCTGCAATTGCTGGCTAAGCAGCAACAAGACAATACCTGGGTGGCGGTCAACGAAGAAGCCATTACCCTCGAGGGTCGCATTGCCCAGGATGCGAACCGCTTTAAGGATGGGTCGTTGGTTCTGGCGGAAATATCGGGTAGCCGTCAGGTTTCTCGCATCAGCGAAGCAGCCCGCCAAGTGGTGAGTTACTTACAAAACTTCAGCCGCGTCCAAGACAAAGCCCGTAGCCAAGAGGAAGAAATCGAGGTTTGGAAACAATCCCTCACCTTTCAGGCGCAGGAGCTCACCCGCCGCGAAATGGAGTTGGAAGGGCAAGAAGAGGAAATCCAGCGGCTATACGAGCAGTACAAAGGAGTGGAGGAGGAGCGCAAACTCCTGGATAGCCTCAAAGAAGAGCTGGAAACCCAACAGGCCCATCTGGCCGAGCAGCAGCGCCTGATCGGGCAGCAACGGGAGGCCCTCAATCAGCAGCGGCAAGAACTAGAAGCGCAGTTGCAAGAAGCCCGTTCTAGCCGTCTAGGGGAGGAGGAAGCGGCGCAGCTCCAGGCCCTCATTCAACAGCTACAGGAGGGGTTACAGCCCTCCAGGGATCCCTTCGCCCCTCTCCAGGGCTTGAAGGGTCACATTCAGCAGCGCCAGGAGCACCTCAATCAACACATTGCTGAGCTGGAGCAAGAACGGCAGCAGGCTCAAATCCGGCAGGACGAGTTGGATCGAGACTACCGCACCTGGCAAGAACGCCGCACCGCTTGGTGGGGAGCCCGTCACGCGTGGGATCAAGCTCAAGCTGGGTGGCAAGCCCACCAGGGAGCCCTGCGGGCTTATCAAGAGCAACTGCAGCAGGTAGCCAAGCACCTGCAACTGCAGGAGATCCTCTACCAGCAAGCCTATCGCCTCGTACAAGAATACGACTTCATCACCGCCAGCGGGGCCGACAACAGCGCAGCAGGAGCAGCCCCTCTCCCCATCTCCCTGGAGGAATTAACAACTTTGGTCACCCAACTGCGGCGGGATTACGAACAGCGCTCTGCCCAGGTGAACCAACAGCGGGCTGAGTTGGAGCAAAACCGGCAAGCCCTCCGGGAGTTGCAAGAACGCTTAGCGACGGCCTCTCCCGATGAGCAGTTCGATATTGAAATGGATATCGACTACGCCCAGTCTGCCTGTGGAGCCTTAGAAGAAGCCCTGTTGCCCCAAGAGAAAAACCTACAGCGAGAATACGAAGAGCTTGTTCGCCAAGAGGCTCGCCTCAGCCAACTGCAAGGCCAGCCCACTGCCGCCCCTGTCCTGACTACCGTCGATATTGGGCCCATTTTGGGACAGATCGACAGCCAGAAAAAAGCCCTCCTGCAGGAACAGAACCGTTTGCAAACGCTCATTCAGCAAATGGAATCTTCTCTACAGCCTCAACAGGAGACTCTAGCCCGCCAACGGCAAGATCTGGAGCAACAGTGGCGACAACTGGAAGAAGAGGAGGGATCCCTGCGGGCACGCACCCAGGCGCTGGCGGAAACCTGGGGGCGATTAAACCATCTGCAGGCCAGCCTCTACTCCGAGCGGGATCTGTGGGCGGATTTGGGGACACAACTGGCCCAACTGGAAACAGACTTGGGGCAACACCAACAAGAAACTTCCACCGCACGCGCCCATGTGGAACAGGTGCAATCCTTGCTGGCCACCCTCACTCAGGCGTAA
- the plsX gene encoding phosphate acyltransferase PlsX, which translates to MGGDYAPEEIIKGALLAHRQLQVEIALVGRPESLQPFLPQPLPSGITIVPAEDDVGMAEEPLMVRKKPKASINVSMQQVRAKRADAVVAAGNTGAAMAAAHLGLGRLAGIDRPAIGALLPTLKGKPVLLLDVGANVDCRPRFLEQFARMGSLYCQCVMGIDHPHVGLLNIGEEPNKGNDLSVTTHQRLAELKGIRFSGNAEGRDVLTGEFDVVVCDGFVGNALLKFAESVGQVITQVLREELPRGWRGKIGTWLLKPNLRQVKRRIDYVEYGGALLLGVNGICVITHGSSKEAMVYHAIRLAKEAAEQKVLERLQTEMADDTDPKSNSRLSSRPVESSEAQPSDLSHEVLPFRPLDRVEG; encoded by the coding sequence ATGGGGGGTGACTACGCTCCCGAAGAGATCATCAAGGGTGCCCTGTTGGCCCATCGACAGCTTCAGGTTGAGATCGCGCTAGTCGGTCGTCCCGAATCTCTTCAGCCTTTCTTGCCACAGCCCTTGCCGTCTGGGATCACGATCGTGCCCGCCGAAGACGATGTGGGTATGGCGGAAGAACCCCTGATGGTGCGAAAAAAACCCAAGGCTTCCATCAATGTCTCGATGCAGCAGGTGCGGGCCAAACGGGCGGATGCGGTGGTGGCAGCCGGGAACACAGGCGCGGCCATGGCCGCGGCTCATCTGGGGTTGGGGCGGTTAGCGGGGATCGATCGTCCCGCCATTGGCGCTCTGTTGCCCACCCTGAAAGGCAAGCCAGTTCTGCTGTTGGATGTGGGGGCGAATGTGGATTGTCGGCCCCGCTTTTTGGAACAATTTGCCCGCATGGGATCCCTTTATTGCCAGTGTGTGATGGGCATCGATCACCCGCACGTCGGCCTGCTCAACATCGGCGAAGAACCCAACAAGGGGAACGATTTGTCGGTAACCACCCACCAACGCCTTGCGGAACTCAAAGGGATCCGCTTCAGCGGTAATGCCGAGGGGCGGGATGTGCTGACAGGGGAGTTTGATGTTGTCGTCTGTGATGGGTTTGTGGGCAATGCCCTGCTCAAATTTGCCGAAAGCGTCGGCCAGGTGATCACGCAGGTGTTGCGGGAGGAGCTACCGCGAGGTTGGCGGGGCAAGATCGGTACCTGGCTGCTCAAACCCAACCTCAGACAGGTGAAACGGCGCATCGACTATGTGGAATATGGCGGCGCTTTGCTGTTGGGGGTAAACGGTATTTGTGTGATCACCCATGGCAGCTCCAAAGAAGCGATGGTCTATCACGCGATTCGGCTGGCCAAAGAGGCGGCTGAGCAGAAAGTCTTGGAACGGCTACAGACAGAGATGGCAGACGACACAGACCCAAAATCCAATTCAAGGCTGAGTTCTCGGCCTGTCGAGAGCAGTGAGGCTCAGCCCTCCGACCTTAGCCACGAAGTGTTGCCCTTTCGACCATTGGATCGGGTGGAAGGATAG
- the fabD gene encoding ACP S-malonyltransferase, with amino-acid sequence MTIAWIYPGQGSQAVGMGKDLRDWEGAASKLALAYDLLGWDPLGLSEEQIQQTRYTQPALFTVSALLTDYCYAQGKAPACTAGHSLGEYSALYAAGVFDFETGLRLVALRGRLMDAAGEEDQGDRAHTGGMAAVIGFDRAKLEYLCEIIPDVAIANDNSPDQVVITGQVEAVQAVCGQLQAKRAVPLKVSGAFHSRFMQAAADEFAQTLEPIAFQPPRVPVYSNCTATASRDPQVLKQALLVQMTAPVRWRETVLQMAADGIQQVWEIGPGNVLTGLVKRTIPALERQNFSALGL; translated from the coding sequence ATGACCATTGCCTGGATTTATCCCGGCCAGGGATCCCAAGCGGTCGGCATGGGAAAGGACTTGCGGGATTGGGAAGGGGCCGCCTCAAAATTGGCCTTGGCCTACGATCTGTTGGGATGGGATCCGTTAGGGCTGTCGGAGGAGCAGATCCAACAAACTCGCTATACCCAACCAGCCTTGTTTACGGTTTCCGCCCTGCTGACGGATTATTGCTACGCTCAGGGCAAAGCCCCCGCCTGCACCGCAGGACACAGCTTGGGAGAATACAGCGCCCTGTATGCCGCAGGGGTGTTTGATTTTGAGACCGGGTTGCGGCTGGTGGCGCTGCGGGGCCGGTTGATGGATGCAGCAGGAGAAGAGGATCAAGGGGATCGAGCGCACACAGGGGGCATGGCGGCGGTGATCGGGTTTGACCGGGCCAAGTTAGAATACCTCTGCGAGATCATTCCCGATGTGGCTATTGCTAACGACAACAGCCCGGATCAGGTGGTGATCACCGGCCAAGTTGAGGCTGTGCAAGCGGTCTGTGGGCAACTGCAGGCCAAACGAGCGGTGCCTTTGAAAGTGAGTGGCGCTTTTCACTCGCGGTTTATGCAAGCTGCTGCTGATGAATTTGCCCAAACCTTAGAGCCCATAGCCTTTCAGCCCCCACGGGTGCCGGTTTACAGCAACTGTACTGCTACCGCCAGCCGGGATCCGCAGGTACTCAAACAAGCTCTTTTGGTGCAAATGACCGCCCCGGTGCGTTGGCGAGAAACCGTTCTGCAAATGGCCGCCGATGGCATCCAACAGGTGTGGGAAATTGGCCCAGGGAACGTGTTGACAGGCTTGGTGAAGCGAACAATACCTGCGCTGGAGCGGCAAAACTTCAGTGCTTTAGGCCTGTAA